A DNA window from Brassica napus cultivar Da-Ae chromosome A4, Da-Ae, whole genome shotgun sequence contains the following coding sequences:
- the LOC106449739 gene encoding bZIP transcription factor 29-like translates to MDGHADIPPSHSGLSQYPRANPFGDESSNRATMPPPSGSSLPPFPPTGQPFQFGSQNFIPAGSSPSQWMLSQVPHTMLESSSVGSGSSQPASVFSGLFNADQLSKIAASDELKEMAESDPKHLKITLSNRESAARSKAKKALHESELEDKVETLETQIDILTAELKLEKRGRMTADDECVQFRIRLHAGEAHARLREDLIQQLNGEVRRLIEEASVQREEMSRLREEVSEYRRRESERMNANMLDQLNINQQFQEKPQQTNYNFE, encoded by the exons ATGGATGGTCACGCCGATATTCCTCCTTCACACTCCGGTCTCAGCCAATACCCGAGGGCTAACCCTTTTGGTGACGAGAGTTCCAATAGAGCAACCATGCCGCCGCCTAGCGGAAGCTCACTCCCACCCTTTCCACCGACAGGTCAGCCATTCCAGTTCGGGTCGCAGAATTTCATCCCCGCGGGATCAAGCCCCTCGCAGTGGATGTTATCTCAGGTTCCACACACGATGCTCGAGTCCTCCTCAGTAGGCTCAGGGAGTAGTCAGCCGGCGTCTGTCTTCTCAGGCCTGTTTAATGCAGATCAACTGAGTAAGATTGCCGCCTCTGACGAACTGAAAGAGATGGCAGAATCTGATCCTAAGCATCTCAAAAT AACCTTGTCGAACCGGGAATCAGCTGCACGTTCAAAGGCGAAGAAGGCGCTGCACGAGTCCGAGTTGGAAGACAAAGTCGAGACACTTGAGACTCAGATTGATATATTGACTGCCGAGCTCAAGCTTGAGAAG AGAGGAAGAATGACGGCGGATGACGAGTGCGTGCAATTTAGGATTCGTCTTCATGCAGGGGAGGCGCATGCACGACTTCGTGAAG ACTTGATCCAACAATTGAATGGAGAAGTTCGTCGGCTAATAGAAGAGGCGAGTGTGCAGAGAGAAGAGATGAGTAGGCTAAGAGAAGAGGTGAGCGAATACCGGAGGAGGGAAAGTGAGAGAATGAACGCAAAcatgttggatcaactcaacaTCAACCAGCAGTTTCAAGAGAAGCCGCAGCAGACAAATTATAATTTCGAATGA